The Cicer arietinum cultivar CDC Frontier isolate Library 1 chromosome 1, Cicar.CDCFrontier_v2.0, whole genome shotgun sequence genome contains the following window.
CTACCAACTAAAGTtagagagagagatagagagagagatACTAGTAAAAATCGTTTGATTGGTGAATAAAACACAAGAAAAAGATTTCCATGTAGAGATCATTGTAACAAAAGATACGATATAGCGATCAAGTGGAGTGTTCTCTTAGCTTTTGCTAATGGTGATATAAGACATGAGTACCATCACCATTCAATATCCATAGATAAAAGTTGCGTTAATAGGTACGACGAGGTAACCTACTTAAGGTCATGTTTGGAGTgaatttatgttttatgttatgaaatttttaaaacctaaaaacaattttagttttcagattttatgttttgaatattcataatcattttttaattgtgagttgagtttcaattttttataattcaaataattctttttacttTGTGTCATTATGAATTCACCAAATATAAAAAaggctaaataccacttgtgatcccttaacttaatttcagttaacattttagtcttttatctttttttttctcccgattcggtcatttattttaattttaagtgataatttgatcttttatgttttaaaaagtcaacaatgttatcctttttttttaccaaaattcaaaaattcatcaaaattttcaaacaaaatccataaaattaattatattttgtaatataaaacaaatttaatcaaattcgtaactcaaatcttcaaataaactcatactAGATTATCGCCTGCGCgctgcgcggatattaattaattaattttataagttttataagtaatattttatgtattataaatatagttatcttataatattactttattgatttataataattgaatatgattaggaaaattaaaatgaaggaaaatcatgcttatcacaatcatctaatttaattttttaaatattttgtaaaattcgtatgataacttgttatataggataattgtttgactcattgtactttaattattaatttatttttcaatatataatagtacttgtagttatttgatgaaataaaatgtaaaatacaaacccaaaaataagatgtaaaaaatattaatgttgaattatattgtagcatagctaaatttatttgttttatttagtatgatgttttaattgcgagcatgagaagttgttataaaaaaaaaattattgaatatatttcatcaaNNNNNNNNNNNNNNNNNNNNNNNNNNNNNNNNNNNNNNNNNNNNNNNNNNNNNNNNNNNNNNNNNNNNNNNNNNNNNNNNNNNNNNNNNNNNNNNNNNNNNNNNNNNNNNNNNNNNNNNNNNNNNNNNNNNNNNNNNNNNNNNNNNNNNNNNNNNNNNNNNNNNNNNNNNNNNNNNNNNNNNNNNNNNNNNNNNNNNNNNNNNNNNNNNNNNNNNNNNNNNNNNNNNNNNNNNNNNNNNNNNNNNNNNNNNNNNNNNNNNNNNNNNNNNNNNNNNNNNNNNNNNNNNNNNNNNNNNNNNNNNNNNNNNNNNNNNNNNNNNNNNNNNNNNNNNNNNNNNNNNNNNNNNNNNNNNNNNNNNNNNNNNNNNNNNNNNNNNNNNNNNNNNNNNNNNNNNNNNNNNNNNNNNNNNNNNNNNNNNNNNNNNNNNNNNNNNNNNNNNNNNNNNNNNNNNNNNNNNNNNNNNNNNNNNNNNNNNNNNNNNNNNNNNNNNNNNNNNNNNNNNatgtaaaatacaaaccaaacaataagatgtaaaaatttaaaaatataattgactatttaatattttttattttaaaaaaatgtaaatattgaattatattgtagaacatataatgataatttgtgtattttctgtcaaatagactatatatttttattttataaaatattactaaaaaaatagattgaaataaattaaaagtaactataaatgaattaacattaatgagtaattgaatttttaacgtatcAAATCATTACTCCTCATAAATAGTATTTATGTCgattatgagtgattaggtggttttgttcaattgaatttaatgactaataatataaattattatcattgttaaatgactaataatattataaaataatttataaatttattataaaataatttgataataatataaattataaattattatcaaattgtaaaataatttttaaattataaatttattataaataattgtaaaataattttataagttttataagtaatattttatgtattacaaatatagttatcttataataataatttatttttgaatatgattaagaaaattaaaatgagggaaaatcatgtttatcacaatcatctaatttaattttttaaaatattttgtaaaattaatatgataattgtttgactcattgtacctcgattatcaatttatttttcaacatataatggtatttctatttatttgatgacataaaatgtaaaatacaaaccaaaaaataagatgtaaaaatttaaaaatataattgactatttaatattttttattttaaaaaaatgttaatgttgattATATTGtaagcgtagtctaaatttatttgttttattagtatgatgttttaattgcgagcatgagaagttgttgtaaaaaaaattattgaatatatttcatcaagagtttgaaatttattttattaaagattaaagatttgcttatactttaaatcaattttaggtatttaaaagttttaactaattatttgtgcaattgaattatagttatattGNNNNNNNNNNNNNNNNNNNNNNNNNNNNNNNNNNNNNNNNNNNNNNNNNNNNNNNNNNNNNNNNNNNNNNNNNNNtgaaagtaattttaaatggattgacattaatgagtaattgaattagaaacgtataaaatcattactcaccataagtggaatCATATAATGGTAAGGAGGATTAGATAAATagcatttatgtcgatatttatgagtgattatgtggtttttttcattgaatttaatgattaataatatataattgtaaaGAGATTAGATAAATagcatttatgtcgatatttatgagtgattatgtggttttttttcattgaatttaatgattaataatataaactattacaactggtaaatgactaataatactacaaaataatttataaatttattataaaataacttataaaataatttgataataatataaattatatattattatcaaattgtaaaataatttataagtttattataaataattgtaaaatgatttataatttataaatttattataaaataatattattaaatagattttggaggtattaaagaaattgtggaaggaagatgagaagttgttgaaagaggaGGGGTACTGTCATGAggtacacatcagctttttgaCTGATGTAGATGAAATATGTTGAAGTGGCAAAATAGAATGATgtggcaaaatatgatgatgtggcatcgggagtctgttttaaatatatataatagatttgtcattctttatttgatgttgttagagatgaaaatatgagtctgtttaaagatttaagttatgaatttaatgaaattacattatattgaggatgtgTTATTTAgcctataaaaaatattattacatgTAGTAGTTGTTAGAGCCTTAAACTTTAAGTCTTTTGGAAGTATGATTGGGATAGACAAGGAACATGCTCATCCATGcttttttttcatcttatttCTTGTTCCAATTAGAATGTAAAATTGAGCTATGCTAAATATACAAAACTCTCAAACACCCACATGGTCCATGAGGTTAATAACTTCACGAGACACTACCTATAAAATTATGTCTATTTAAATGAAAGCTTAATTCATTTGTATTTGCATCTTATCATTTATTCCTTATTGTTTAAGTTATTTGTTGAGtctctttatatataaaaaatattgctTTTCTTGCTTTTTTTATTACTAGTTAGTACAAGCAATGGTGGTGTTTATGACTACTACAATCTAGTCTAACAATGACAAAGAGTCTAATGTTCACAACCAACTAAAgttagagagagagaaagagaaaaagatTTCCATGTAGAGAACATTGTATGAAAAGATACGATATAGGGATCAAGTAGAGTCTTCTCTTGGCTTTTGCTAATGGTGATATAAAACATGAGTACCATCACCATTCAATACTCATAGATAAATGCTGCGATAATAGCTACGACGAGGTAGCTTACTTAAGGTCATGTTTGAAGTAAATTTATGTTATATGTTGTGAAATTTTTAAAACCTAAaaacaattttagttttgagtttttaagttttgaatattcaattttagtttttaattttgagttgagtttcaattttttataatttaaatcattttttttactttgtttcATTATGAATTcaccaaatataaaaaatattattacatgTAGTAGTTGTTGGAACCTTAAACTTTAAGTCTTTTGGAAGTATGAATGGGATAAACATGGCCCATGCTCATCCATGTTTTATTTCATCTTATTTCTTGTTTCAATTGGAATGTAAAATTGAGCTATTCTAAATATACAAAACTCTCAAACACCCACATGGTCCATGAGGTTAATACCTTCACGAGACACTACATGCAAAATCATGTCTATTTAAATGGAAGTTTACTTCATTTGTATTTGCACATTATCATAcattcctaatttttttaagttatttgttgagtctctttatatataaaaaatattgcatttcatattttttttatactactaGTTAGCACAAGCTATGATGGTGCTTATGACTGTTACAATTTTATCTAACAATGACCAATAGTCTATTGTACACAACCAACTAaatttagagagagaaagaaagagagaTAAAGGCATACTGATAATAATCGGTTGATCggtaaataaaagagaagaagagGATTTCCATTCAGAGATCATTGTATCAAAAGATACAATATAGAGATCAAGTGAAGTGTTCTCTTGACTTTTGCAAATGGTGATACAAGATATGAGTACCCTCACCATTCAATAATCAATAGTTAAATGTTGCCATAATAGCTACGACGATGTAGCATAATTAAGGTCATGTTTTgaatttatgttttatgttatgaaatttttaaaacctAAAAACAATTCTAGTTTTGAGTTTTTAAGTTTTGAATattcaattatagtttttaattgtgagttgagtttcaattttttataatttaaatcattCTTTTTAGTTTGTTTCATTATGAATTCACCAAAGTCGAGTCtctttacatataaaaaatattgcgTTTCATGCTTTTTTTTACTACTAGTTTGCACAAGCTTTGGTGGTGCTTATGACTATTAAAATCTGGTCTAATAATGACCAACAATCTATTTTGCACAACCAACTAAAGTTAGAGAGagtgtgtgtgtgagagagagagagagagaggagagagagagaggcaTACTAGTAATAATCGGTTGATCGGTGaatgaaagagaagaaaatgatTTCCATGCAGAGATCATTGTATCAAAAGATACGATATAAGGATAAGTGGAGTGTTCTCTTGACTTTTACTAATGGTGATACAAGACATGAGTATCATCACCATTCAATACTCATAGATAAATATTGCGATAATAGCTATGGCAATATAGCATACTTAAGGTTATGTTTGGAGtgaatttatgttttatattatgaaatttttaaaatctaaaaacaattttaattttgagttttaaagttttgaattttaaattttagtttttaattgtgagttgagttttcattttttttatattttaaatcattcTTATTACATTGTTTCGTTATGAATTcaccaaatataaaaaaattattaaatatagtaGTTGATGGAGCCTTAAACTTTAAGTTGATGAATTCACCATGATTTTTTTCATCTTAGTTCTTGTTCCAATTGGAATGTAAATTTGGGCTATTCTAAATATACAAAACTCTCAAACACCCACATGGTCTATGAGGTTAATAGTTTCACGAGACACTCCCTACAAAATTATGTCTATTTAAATGAAAGTTTAATTCATTTGTATTTACCCCTTatcatttatttctaattgtTTAAGTTATTTGTTCAGTCTCTTTACATATATAAAATGTTGTGTttcatgctttttttttttattactagtTAGCACAAGCTATGGTGATGCTTATAACTATTATAATCTGGTCTAACAATGACCAACACTCTATTGTGCACAACCATCTAAAGATAGCATACTTAAGTTCTTGTTTGGAGTgaatttatgttttatgttatgaaatttttaaaacttaaaaaaatataattttgagtttttaagttttaaaatttcaattacagtttttaattGTGCGttgagtttcaaatttttataatttaaatcattCTTTTTACTTTGTTTTGTTATGAATTCaccaattataaaaaaaattattaaatatagtaGTTGTTAGCCTTAAACTTTAAGTCTTTTGGAAGTATGAATAGGATAAACATGGAACATTCTCACGAATGCTTTTTGTCCGTCTTATTTCTTGTTCCAATTGGAATGTAAAATTAAGCTATTCTAAATATACAAAACTCTCAAACATCTACATGGTCCATCAGGTTAATACATTTACGAGACACTACCTACAAAATCATGTCTATTTAAATGAAAGTTTACTTCATTTGTATTTGCATCTTATCATTCATTCctaattgtttaatttatttgttgagtgtctttacatataaaaaatattacgtttcatggttttttttattactagTTAGCACAAGCTATGATGGTGCTTATGACTATTACAATCTGGTCTAACAATGACCAACAAACTATTTTGCACATCCAACTAAAGTtagagagagagatagagagagagagatactAGTAATAATCGGTTGATATGTGAATAAAAGAGAATAAGAGGTTTTCCATGCAGAGATCATTGCATCATAAGATACGATATAGGGATCAAGTGGGGTGTTCTCTTGGATTTTGCTAATGGTGATACAAGACATAAGTACCATCACCATTCAATACTCATAGATAAATGTTGTGATAATAGCTACGGCGAGGTAGCATACTTAAGGTCATGTTTGAAGTgaatttatgttttatgttatgaaatttttaaaacctaaaaacaattttaattttgagttttgaattttgaatttttgaatttttaatttaagtttttaattgtgagttgagtttcaattttttataatttaaatcattCTTTTTACTTTAATTCATTATGAATTCactaaatgtaaaaaaattattaaatgtagTAGTTGTTGGAGCCTTAAACTTTAAGTTTTTTGGAAGTATGAATGGGATAAACAATGCGCATGCTCATCCATGCATTTTTCCATCCTATTTCTTGTTCCAATTGGAATGTAAAATTGAGCTATTCTAAATATACAAAACTCTCAAACACCCATATGGTCCACGAGATTAATACGTTCACGGGACACTatctacaaaattatatttatttaaatggaAGTTTACTTCATTTGTATTTACATCTTATCATTCACTCCTAATTGTTTAAGTTATTTGTTGAGTCtcttttcatatataaaaaatattgcgtttcatgcttttattttttactagtTAGCACAAATTATGGTGGTGTTTCTGACTATTACAATCTGGTCTAACAATGACCAAGAGTCTATTGAACTAACTAAAGTTAGAGAGAGAGAATCACATACAATATGAATCAACATAACCAACCACAATATTTTGTGTGGAGACCaaacataattaatatgaatCAATTGTTTTTTTACCAGGTAACAAATCATATACATTTGTATTagaaattctttaaaaaaaaattgtcatgaCATATCCATGTCCCTTTGTCTCGCCCTCGAATCATTttaccaataaaaatattttttatcacatGGAATTAAGTCAAATATATGTCATATTTTCTTATACTTGATGGTTATGAATATTGAATCAAGTATAATTACGTTTATGtgtctaaaaataaatatatttttgaataattatatatatacaaggTTTTGTTTAGTACAAACTAAAATGTAAAACATTGTTGACTAATATAATCATGTACATTATTATATTGAAGTATGAGACTATTCATTAGATTTTTTAACTTTAGAAATGCAATTCttgtctttattattttttaaatgtgaaattaGTTTATTCAAGCTTTTTGGTTTCATTGAAGTGTtccttctaataatatatttgttacatagttatgtatttctttattgttaattaaagttatatatttaactataatattttctttattttatatagtttatattagtttttatacATTAGATTTATAAACTTATGTATTTTTTGACATTGTCGATTTTATATGCTCATTGTAATTATGTAAATCTCACAATCAATCTAATAATGCACTAAATGATATTGTGTGCCTTATGGTTTATTATAACATTCGTTCGTAAATGATAGtatgttaaaaataatgttcataataacattaaaaatattgaaattaacaatttttcaCGTGTGCAAATATAGATGATATATATGGAAAAAACACTACAAAGTAAAGTAGAAATTTCTTAAAGTTCAAAAaccttaaataataataatagtttttttacattataaaaatGTTAGTTACACAAAATTGTCAAggcaaataaaaattcaatacatAATAGAACCAAATTCTATAGATATGGTATTTTGGATGGAAAACAGTTTCAATTACTTAAATTATTGTTTCGTCTAAATAATTAGAATGTGaaatgttattttcaaataatctAATATTTTTTGCCTCTACAAAGTATAATATCCGTTTAactttagtctttataaaatttcataataaatatatttttaatttccatatatagtctctataaaatatataaataataaacaaataagatTGAATAGAACTAAATGTTGGAGAGTCGAGAGAATGCAAGAGAAACAACGAATCAAATACTCTAATACCACATGAGATTTTGACAACACATCTCTATCGATGAAGGCAATAAGTATATGAATCACCACTTTTATATCCAACATTTACCACGTTTCTAGTCGATGTGATACTTAACCACTCACACTTGAATCAAAGAATTTTCCTCTCGAATGTGAGTCTCCAcatcctatatatatatatatacttgcaCCACTGTTATTACCAACAAGACTTGTCTCCTAAGCGCACCACCAAGAAGACTTTCAACACAAGGATCCAACACTAGGATCTACTCTCGCTCCTCCACCAAATTGAATCATGACTTTGATACCATTTGTTGGGGAGTCTGGAGAGCCCCATAGCAACAACGAGCCATATGCTCCAAGACCACAAGAGACTTTGACAACGCATCTCCACCAAAACCTTAAGACATTAGCTAGGTATATGGATTCCCACTCTTATATTTAACATTTCTTTTCTTCATAGTCGATGTATAACTACTCACACGTGAATTCTAACAATCTCTCCCTTAAATGTTAGTCATCTACGTTACTAGACGTGATCCACACTAGTATCTCACTTATGCTCTTCCACTTAGCTAAATTAAGACTCTAATACTACTTATTGATGAGTTTCAAATTGCGTGTGGAAGCAACAACGGGTCAACTATTCTAGGACCACAAGAAATTTTAACATACATCTCTATCAAAAACCTAATATATTAAGTATATGGACCACCACTTTTTTATCCAATTTTACTATGTTCGTATATTGGATGTTGTAGTTAACCGATGAATGATgataacattaaaaatatacCTTCATACAAATTGGACATATGGCATGTGGTGTCATATAgcggttttttttttaataccctctttttttaaaaaaaaaacacaaaaatacccccatttgaaaaaaatataccaaaatgtcccatttttttttctttacttacaagtcgtcatttggaatggcgacttccttaaggaagcccGAGTTCTAAATGGCGACTTCCcacttgatttttaaaaaaatggacattttgatatattttttttcaaatgggagtattttagtgttttttttttcaaaaagagggtattgaaaaaaaagaccCTCATATAGCACTCTTGTTTTAAAATATGCAAAGACAGCCGGCCTTAggattttcattttaattttattgtcaaattaattgcaataaaataataaaaacttgttttttattaatagttgTGTATAAGTTTTTAACAATATTATAcgattttattttaacttaaaaaaaataaacaaacaaacacaAACGTGTTTGAACCATCAAAGCCTTAAGCTTCCATTTTCgtaagtaacaaaaaaaaagccATAAGCTTCCATAACTTCACGAAGGTTTTATTGTATTGTACTCGTTCCGTTTTAAATTATAAGAACcctttgatttaaaaaaaattgataataaatataagtcaactttaaatttattattttgaaaagtaaaaaagtcaaagttttgtacatttatttaaaattgacatatgaaatattttacaCACTATCAAAAAGGACGTAACTTAGAGTATTCCACATTATTGCTACACATGCTTAAGGCTTCATAGTAATTTTAGAATTGAATTCAAATACGTTTCATTCATTCAATTTGTTTCTCACAACTCAtttagtattttgattttttttttatctattatcCAATGTTAATCCCAGAGGACCCTGGAACTCGGATAATCTTaggttcaattttttatttcatcttctattatattatttgttggtTTATGTTACAAAATCGTTAATCGTTTCCATTTGATAGTATCTTCCCAAGATTTGTGATCCAATTGAATACTTACATAATTAATGCAGGTTTTGGTTTAGTGATGCTGATTCTTAATCTTTTGGGATGtgcatattatatatatagaaaaatacaATAGAATCATATGATAGCGGTCAAGGTTCTACCCGGATGTTTCAACAGAAGAATTCTTCAACAATTTATGGAAGAAATGGATACAATTGACAAAgttcatttcaattttattagaACTTCATTTTTCTAAAACTCAGAGGATTAAAAGAAAAtcacattaaatataaaaaatttaattgtctataactaatttttttaataagttcaAGTTGATGATACTAATAATCGAATTTCAGAAAGAGGGAGCATTTTACCTAATATAATGAATCTATTAACAAGGAATTGACTCCAAAACAAAAAGATAGACTTCACTAGTAAAACTAGTCTTCTACCAAAATGGATCCTTAGTTGAACATTGACAACACCTTAATTCCTTTTTATTAAGCACAAAAAATGGAGAACATGGTGAATCTTGAACTCACAGTGAAAGTCAAATTTGTAAGCAACAAGTTCAGTTTTTTGGTATTATCTTGAAAGCTCCACGGAAACTAGGAGACAATAACAAGCTTATGTGAACTTTTttgtattcatttttttaatatgataacTAAATTCATATAACTTTTATAACtcacatttttaatttatacataaacTTAGTTTACGCCCAtaattttgatgaattattttcGGGTTGATGTACGTAAACTCAATGTACATATTCCTCTAATACATTGGAAAAAATGGAAGCCAGAAATCATGAAggaaaaatggagaaaaaaaagGGCCAAGAGAAAATAGGCTTGAATTGGTAAATGAGAGGAGAGAAAgacaaagaaatataaaaaaagagagGAAAAGGAAGACAAAAGAAGTAGAATATGAGAaagcaagaaaaaaaaaagagaggaaGAGAAAATTGGaagataaattaacaaaaatgcttgaaaatttgaaaagaaactaagatttttttttttttttaatttggggTGAAACTAGAAATTTATGCGgtgtaactaaaaaaaatcataaacttaATTATCATTCTTACTCTTGTTGTTTGCGATTCCAATCAAGTTACGGAGAAAAAgtgataattattatataagatTTTGAGGGAAGTGATTCTATTGTTATAAAGTTGCATGATGATATATGGTATATCATTCAATAATAATGGTATACGTGTCTTGttataattgaatattttatgtcaAACCTCGTTTGTTTAATTTTGTGTATGATATTATATCGATTATGACTTATCATTGATGATTTGGctaaattttgatttgtttcGTCTATAACCAATAATCGATTAGATAATAGACAATGTAGGTCATTTGGCCACTATACGAGCTTAAACCTAAAACTtctctaaaccctaaaactaATCCATCTTTTCCAAAGAGGCATAGTTGCCCATTGTAAGTAATTTAAGTAATTCAAATTACATAGTAGCTATAGCTTattgtataatttaaattttaaatttttagtggTGCCTTTAAATTTCCCACCACATAGCTTGACATAGTAAAAAAGTAAGAGAGAGAGattcatacaaaaattaattggagaaaagaacacacaattaacaaaacaaaagtAAAGACATTTATATACTGGCAATTACCAATTGAAAATACATGAAAAAAGGGCCATTGTACCaattttaaatgtaattaatgtaATCAATCTTATAGACCACATATATCCTAATTCCATATCAAtatatgaaaaaagaaaaagagagccTTAATATCATGATGATCATCATCATGATATGAATTAAGCTTCCAAGATCCACTCTCGATGAAACCACTCATGAACCCTTATTCGATTACAAGGGTAGTAAATCACTTCATGAGTAGTAAAGAAATATACCATATAGTAATACCTCTTTCGTGAGAGGATCTTCTCACTAATGATTTTCCTTAACCACCAACCATCGTtatcaaatacatcaactttttggTTTAGCCGAAACTCGGGGAGATTTCGGACATGTGGCGGTAATCGACGAAGCTCTTTTGGGAAAATTGTCTCTTTGAGAGGTTTAGAATTGTCATCTTCTAGAAGATTCTTGTAACGAACAACATATTTTCCATTCTCAAGACATGAAACAATTGTGGCTTCGTAGTACGATCCCACAAACCCTTGTTCTTTGCTGCATACTTCCACTTTGTCTCCTACTTTGTAATCAATCCTCTTCACTGGTGGACGCATACTTGTTGCACAAGAACAAGATCCTAATtcatgagagagagagagagagagatggaAGTTTTGTGTGTATAAAGTAACAATATTGTGTGGTCTTATATAGTTGAGGTGATGGGGAATGTGTTTGGGATTGAGATTGAGAATATTTATCAACAAGGATGGatgttttaaatgaattttaatacgatacattttaaagtttataataatatttcaatgaaattattaattattttatcataattatttttagatattttattaaattaatatatttgattttgtataagatttttttataaattgatttaatatttgattttgaaataataataattttagataatattttattagttttatattaaaaaatattaaatatgagacTTGCTTTTaaggaattt
Protein-coding sequences here:
- the LOC101493132 gene encoding protein AGENET DOMAIN (AGD)-CONTAINING P1-like, producing the protein MRPPVKRIDYKVGDKVEVCSKEQGFVGSYYEATIVSCLENGKYVVRYKNLLEDDNSKPLKETIFPKELRRLPPHVRNLPEFRLNQKVDVFDNDGWWLRKIISEKILSRKRYYYMVYFFTTHEVIYYPCNRIRVHEWFHREWILEA